A section of the Dictyoglomus sp. genome encodes:
- a CDS encoding winged helix-turn-helix domain-containing protein, translated as MSITERRRQFLEVLKELYKTKKRPIHYYEVAREVKVSPATAYDILQLLLKEGYIKSEYEKNMKKRGRKKIYYKPIEEKEENIIELNNIDKTSPLFLCISFLLFLLKKIQWHEELKNYILFILGNLKINMEIILLVIPLLILGYVSKNIYQGVNKEKIKTTLEEYWKALLNLAEEDKKTLYNLIISTIKNIS; from the coding sequence ATGAGTATTACTGAGAGAAGAAGGCAATTCCTCGAAGTTCTAAAAGAATTATATAAGACTAAAAAAAGACCTATTCATTACTATGAAGTTGCAAGGGAAGTTAAAGTAAGTCCTGCTACTGCATATGACATATTACAACTTCTTCTTAAAGAGGGATATATAAAGTCAGAATACGAGAAAAATATGAAAAAAAGAGGAAGAAAAAAAATTTATTACAAACCTATAGAAGAAAAAGAAGAGAACATTATTGAATTGAATAATATCGATAAAACAAGTCCTCTTTTTTTGTGTATTTCTTTTCTCCTTTTTCTTCTAAAAAAAATACAATGGCACGAAGAATTAAAAAATTATATTCTCTTTATTCTTGGAAATCTAAAAATAAATATGGAAATAATTCTATTAGTTATTCCCTTATTAATCTTAGGGTATGTTAGTAAGAATATCTATCAAGGTGTAAATAAAGAAAAGATAAAAACAACTTTAGAAGAATATTGGAAAGCTCTTTTAAATTTAGCAGAAGAAGATAAAAAAACTTTGTATAATCTAATTATTTCAACAATTAAAAATATTAGTTAA